Proteins encoded by one window of Arabidopsis thaliana chromosome 2, partial sequence:
- a CDS encoding NAD-dependent epimerase/dehydratase family protein (NAD-dependent epimerase/dehydratase family protein; FUNCTIONS IN: oxidoreductase activity, binding, catalytic activity; INVOLVED IN: oxidation reduction, metabolic process; EXPRESSED IN: 22 plant structures; EXPRESSED DURING: 13 growth stages; CONTAINS InterPro DOMAIN/s: NAD(P)-binding domain (InterPro:IPR016040), Glucose/ribitol dehydrogenase (InterPro:IPR002347), Short-chain dehydrogenase/reductase SDR (InterPro:IPR002198); BEST Arabidopsis thaliana protein match is: NAD(P)-binding Rossmann-fold superfamily protein (TAIR:AT2G29320.1); Has 120433 Blast hits to 120151 proteins in 3568 species: Archae - 990; Bacteria - 78930; Metazoa - 5151; Fungi - 6208; Plants - 2592; Viruses - 5; Other Eukaryotes - 26557 (source: NCBI BLink).), which yields MDKRWSLKGMTALVTGGASGIGYAIVEELAGFGARIHVCDISEAKLNQSLSEWEKKGFQVSGSVCDVASRPEREELMQTVSSQFDGKLNILVSNVGVIRSKPTTEYTEDDFAFHISSNVEAAYHFSQLSHPLLKASGYGSIIFVSSIAGVISFDAGSIYGLTKGALIQLAKNLACEWAKDGIRANAVAPNVINTPLSQSYLEDVSFKKALLSRTPLGRVGEPNEVASLVAFLCLPAASYITGQTICVDGGLTVNGFSYQPEV from the exons ATGGACAAAAGATGGAGTCTCAAAGGTATGACTGCTCTTGTGACCGGTGGAGCCAGTGGAATCGG TTATGCCATAGTAGAAGAGTTGGCTGGTTTTGGAGCTAGAATCCATGTATGTGACATCTCTGAAGCTAAGCTCAATCAAAGTTTAAGCGAATGGGAAAAGAAAGGTTTTCAAGTAAGTGGCTCAGTTTGTGATGTAGCCTCTCGTCCCGAGAGAGAAGAACTGATGCAAACCGTCTCCTCGCAGTTCGATGGCAAACTCAACATTCTT GTAAGCAATGTGGGCGTAATCCGCTCAAAGCCAACAACAGAATATACCGAAGACGATTTCGCTTTTCATATATCATCAAACGTGGAAGCTGCTTACCATTTTAGCCAGCTTTCACATCCTCTCCTAAAGGCTTCAGGCTATGGAAGCATCATCTTTGTTTCCTCTATTGCAGGGGTTATATCTTTTGACGCTGGATCCATTTATGGTCTAACAAAAG GAGCTTTGATTCAGCTAGCTAAAAATTTGGCATGTGAATGGGCAAAAGACGGCATAAGAGCCAACGCTGTTGCGCCTAATGTCATCAATACTCCTCTGTCTCAATCT TATCTTGAGGACGTCAGTTTCAAGAAGGCATTGTTGAGTAGGACTCCACTTGGTCGTGTTGGAGAGCCAAATGAAGTTGCATCACTAGTGGCCTTCTTGTGTCTACCTGCAGCTTCTTATATTACTGGTCAGACTATTTGTGTTGATGGAGGTCTCACCGTTAATGGCTTCTCCTATCAGCCAGAGGTTTGA
- a CDS encoding NAD-dependent epimerase/dehydratase family protein (NAD-dependent epimerase/dehydratase family protein; FUNCTIONS IN: oxidoreductase activity, binding, catalytic activity; INVOLVED IN: oxidation reduction, metabolic process; EXPRESSED IN: 22 plant structures; EXPRESSED DURING: 13 growth stages; CONTAINS InterPro DOMAIN/s: NAD(P)-binding domain (InterPro:IPR016040), Glucose/ribitol dehydrogenase (InterPro:IPR002347), Short-chain dehydrogenase/reductase SDR (InterPro:IPR002198); BEST Arabidopsis thaliana protein match is: NAD(P)-binding Rossmann-fold superfamily protein (TAIR:AT2G29320.1); Has 35333 Blast hits to 34131 proteins in 2444 species: Archae - 798; Bacteria - 22429; Metazoa - 974; Fungi - 991; Plants - 531; Viruses - 0; Other Eukaryotes - 9610 (source: NCBI BLink).), giving the protein MDKRWSLKGMTALVTGGASGIGYAIVEELAGFGARIHVCDISEAKLNQSLSEWEKKGFQVSGSVCDVASRPEREELMQTVSSQFDGKLNILVSNVGVIRSKPTTEYTEDDFAFHISSNVEAAYHFSQLSHPLLKASGYGSIIFVSSIAGVISFDAGSIYGLTKGALIQLAKNLACEWAKDGIRANAVAPNVINTPLSQSYLEDVSFKKALLSRTPLGRVGEPNEVASLVAFLCLPAASYITGQTICVDGGLTVNGFSYQPEEALLSRTSLRRVGEPNEVSSLVVFLCLPAASYITGQMVKPFVLMEV; this is encoded by the exons ATGGACAAAAGATGGAGTCTCAAAGGTATGACTGCTCTTGTGACCGGTGGAGCCAGTGGAATCGG TTATGCCATAGTAGAAGAGTTGGCTGGTTTTGGAGCTAGAATCCATGTATGTGACATCTCTGAAGCTAAGCTCAATCAAAGTTTAAGCGAATGGGAAAAGAAAGGTTTTCAAGTAAGTGGCTCAGTTTGTGATGTAGCCTCTCGTCCCGAGAGAGAAGAACTGATGCAAACCGTCTCCTCGCAGTTCGATGGCAAACTCAACATTCTT GTAAGCAATGTGGGCGTAATCCGCTCAAAGCCAACAACAGAATATACCGAAGACGATTTCGCTTTTCATATATCATCAAACGTGGAAGCTGCTTACCATTTTAGCCAGCTTTCACATCCTCTCCTAAAGGCTTCAGGCTATGGAAGCATCATCTTTGTTTCCTCTATTGCAGGGGTTATATCTTTTGACGCTGGATCCATTTATGGTCTAACAAAAG GAGCTTTGATTCAGCTAGCTAAAAATTTGGCATGTGAATGGGCAAAAGACGGCATAAGAGCCAACGCTGTTGCGCCTAATGTCATCAATACTCCTCTGTCTCAATCT TATCTTGAGGACGTCAGTTTCAAGAAGGCATTGTTGAGTAGGACTCCACTTGGTCGTGTTGGAGAGCCAAATGAAGTTGCATCACTAGTGGCCTTCTTGTGTCTACCTGCAGCTTCTTATATTACTGGTCAGACTATTTGTGTTGATGGAGGTCTCACCGTTAATGGCTTCTCCTATCAGCCAGAG GAGGCATTGTTGAGTAGAACTTCACTTCGTCGCGTTGGAGAGCCGAATGAAGTTTCATCACTAGTGGTCTTCTTGTGTCTCCCTGCAGCTTCATATATTACTGGTCAAATGGTCAAACCATTTGTATTGATGGAGGTCTAA
- a CDS encoding NAD-dependent epimerase/dehydratase family protein, with protein sequence MDKRWSLKGMTALVTGGASGIGYAIVEELAGFGARIHVCDISEAKLNQSLSEWEKKGFQVSGSVCDVASRPEREELMQTVSSQFDGKLNILVSNVGVIRSKPTTEYTEDDFAFHISSNVEAAYHFSQLSHPLLKASGYGSIIFVSSIAGVISFDAGSIYGLTKGALIQLAKNLACEWAKDGIRANAVAPNVINTPLSQSVIN encoded by the exons ATGGACAAAAGATGGAGTCTCAAAGGTATGACTGCTCTTGTGACCGGTGGAGCCAGTGGAATCGG TTATGCCATAGTAGAAGAGTTGGCTGGTTTTGGAGCTAGAATCCATGTATGTGACATCTCTGAAGCTAAGCTCAATCAAAGTTTAAGCGAATGGGAAAAGAAAGGTTTTCAAGTAAGTGGCTCAGTTTGTGATGTAGCCTCTCGTCCCGAGAGAGAAGAACTGATGCAAACCGTCTCCTCGCAGTTCGATGGCAAACTCAACATTCTT GTAAGCAATGTGGGCGTAATCCGCTCAAAGCCAACAACAGAATATACCGAAGACGATTTCGCTTTTCATATATCATCAAACGTGGAAGCTGCTTACCATTTTAGCCAGCTTTCACATCCTCTCCTAAAGGCTTCAGGCTATGGAAGCATCATCTTTGTTTCCTCTATTGCAGGGGTTATATCTTTTGACGCTGGATCCATTTATGGTCTAACAAAAG GAGCTTTGATTCAGCTAGCTAAAAATTTGGCATGTGAATGGGCAAAAGACGGCATAAGAGCCAACGCTGTTGCGCCTAATGTCATCAATACTCCTCTGTCTCAATCTGTAATAAACtaa